A window of Bdellovibrio svalbardensis genomic DNA:
AAAGCCTCGGTGATTTGGCCATTAATTCAGAGAAAAAATGGCGGGCCGTATGGGTCGACTTTCGAACTCTCCCTTTTTTATTTAAGGAACTTGCTGACATTTCGTCCCGACAACCAAGTAACTATCAAAATCCTGCTTTTTAAAAATAGTCACACACTTAAAAGTTGGAGCTGGAATGCTTCGGCTATAATAACCTCGAGCGATTGTTTCCACCGCAACATCAGCACCTTCAACTTGCACGAACTTCATTCCTTCAATAGAAATGATCGATTCATCGAATCCCAAATAATCCATCACACTTTCACGAGTATCGATGTAGATGTCTTTCATTTTTCCAGCGAACACTGGGGATACAAAAGTAATTACCAAACCAGCTGCCAATAATGCTTTTTTCATATGAACCTCGAAAAAATTGTTTGGCAGGTTGTAATTAAAAAGACCTTCAGATGCAAATAAGAAGAGGGAGTCTTGTGGACTCCTTCTTCTTTTTACACAATTCTTAACAAATTTAAAATCTACTTAAAACCAGTTCCACAGCCACCACCCCTTCTTGCTGGCGGTTCAAATCATCACCGAAACAAGGGATAATTGTCTTAATTTACTTATTCAACATCAGTAAAATAGTTGAAAGAGCCTCCCTACTCATTCCAGGTAAACACTCTTCGGATTTTACCAAAACATGTCTTAAAGTAGCTTGGTCTTGGGTTAAACCGTTAAGATTAAAATCAGCATTTTGACGGACCGATTCAATATCGTCACCCGCCCAAAAACCATTTAGGTCTCTGCCTTTTTGTACCACTTGGTACTGGTCGATGTGGGCTGCTTTGGCATTCCAAGTTTTTTCGGCTGCCAATCTAAACACCGTTTCATACTGCTTTTGGCATTCGGCGGCACTTGCATTTGCACTTTGTGTTTTAAGCTAAAATGGTCGGATTTTGGGCATAAAAAAACCGAAGACTCAGCTTCGGTGATTTTGGCCATTAATTCAGAGAAAAAATGGCGGGGTGGACGGGACTCGAACCCGCGGCCTTCCGCGTGACAGGCGGACGTTATAACCAACTTAACTACCACCCCGTGGTGTTTTGGAAGATTTGTTATAGCTACAGTAATGAAGGCTGACAACAATAATTTTACAAAAAATCTCTACAAATCGAATATTGCTTGGAAAATAAGCAAAAAGACCTGCTGCGATATGCCTTCGATTGGTGTTTGCCCCCGAACCAGCTATAGTTTGAGGCATCCAACCAAGGAGTTTCCCGTGAAAATGCTATTAGCCCTCTCTGCCCTCTTCATTTCTCAAGCAGCCCTAGCTGAGACTATCACCTACAACGTTGAAGGTATGCACTGTGGAAGCTGCGCTAAGATGATTCACTCAAAAGTCTGCACAATGGATGGCATGGACAAATGTGAAGTTACAATGGGCAAAGTTGTGATCTCTCCAAAAGCGGGAATCAAGTTCACTCAAGAACAAATTCAGTCCGCAGTTTCAAAAGCTGGCGACTATAAAGTGACTGGTTCTAACATTAGTAAATAAATTTCTTTTACTGCTTCAAGCTTTGCACTACGAAGCTTGAGCAGAAATTGACTGTTCTATACAAGACTAGAGGATGACGACATCATCCTCTTTTGTCATACTAGTCGAATGAGCACAGGCCGCCTTCTTATCATCGACGACGAATCTGAATTGCGCGAAGTACTGATCGCAATTTTAGAAGACACCACCACAGAGATTCTTCAAGCTGCCAATGGCGCCGAAGGCATTCAACTTTTACAATCACATAAATTCGATGCCGTACTTTCTGACGAAAAGATGCCGAAGAAATCCGGCTTGGATGTTCTGAAGTGGATGCGCGCGAATGAAATCGAGACTCCGTTTATCATGCACACAGGCTATGGCCAAAAAGAGATGGTGCAAGAGGCTCAACGTTTGGGCGTCTTTGCTTTCATCGACAAGCCTTGGAACGAACGTCTTCTAATCGAAACTGTTCAAAAAGCTCTTAAAACAGGGCAGATGGCCGTTAAAGCCTAAAGCTTTCCTTGTCTCCCCTATCAAGATGATCCATCATGGGTACCTGCACTCTGGCTTTGTCAGAGCTCTGTATCCGGGACTGCGTCCCTAGAATAGGATTTGAATCCATGAATAAACTTTTTTGGCTCGATATGGAGATGACAGGTCTCGATATCGATAAAGAAGTGATCATCGAAGTGGCCGCGATCGTAACAGATCTGAACTTCGCCGAACTTGAAACCTTTGAAACCGTCGTGAAACAACCACAGAAATATCTGGATGCGATGGATGCTTGGAATAAAGAGCATCACGGCAAATCCGGTTTGACTGCTAAAGTTCCAAACGGAATGCCTGCAGATCAAGTTGAAGCCAAGCTGGTCGACATGATTAAGAAATACTTCCCCGATCCAAAAGATCGTCCGGTGCTTGCGGGTAATTCCATCATGCAAGATCGTCTTTTCATCAATAAGTACATGCCGGATTTTGCAGGTCGCCTGCACTATCGCATGGTCGATGTGTCTTCTTGGAAAGTGATCATCAATAACAAGTTCAACTATGTTTATCAGAAATCCAATAAACATCGTGCACTGGATGACATCCGTGAAAGCATCCAAGAACTTCGTCACTATTGTGATAATCTAAGTTTTAAAAAATAATCCACCGTACGGGTCGCTTCGCTACGGGTCTGCGCTCCGACGCTGTCGGAGTAGGATTGTATTTTTCCAAACCTTCGTGCTTTCCTTGGAAATTCAATAAAACTCGGAGGAGACTTCTTTTCAAACAAAGGAGTCCCCGATGACTTTACTCTCTGCCAATGATCGTTTTGAAATTTTAGATCTATGTTCTCGTTACAATCGCTGTTTAGATAATGCCGATGAAGAAGGTGTTATGGATTGCTGGGCACGAAGTGGAATCACTTTTGAAAGTCCGGGCGGCAAGTTCACAAATTGGGAACAACTGCGCAAGCACCTGGGAAAAGAACTTCACGGAGGAAGCCTTAGCGGCAAGCGCATGGTGATGTTCAATATGGTCGTCAGTGACGGCGGAAGCATTGACCACGCCATCGTTGATTCTGAATACTTGGTCATCAACACCAGTGATCACCAAATCATCGAGACGGGTTCATTTAAGCAAGATAAAGTGACGCGCACCTCAATGGGCTGGCGATTCCAAAATCGGGTCCAAAAGGCCGATGTCGTTGCACAAACACGTCCCATCCATCGTCCAGCGGAAGTCCACCCTTCGTAGGATCTTGATTGATATACAACACGCAAAGTCGGTATTCTGAAGAAGATGAAAATCATCCTCGGCCTTTTCCTTTTGTTTTCTCCGGTATTGGCTCAGTCAGAGAACACACCTCTGACCATGGGGATGCCGTTTCGCTACTCAAGGAATCCCGCACTGAATGAATATCTAAGTCTGATGACAGCCTCTTTGAAGGATGCTGGCTTTGATGTTGTGATCAAGACCTTTGAAACAAAACGAACCTACGACCTCGTCATCGACGGCGATGTCGACGCCATTCCCTATGACGACTTGGCCAGCACTGAAAACAGAGACAAGGTCGTCACCATGTCGTTTCCTATTCTCAAAACATATGCACGCATATTCTACCGTGCTGACAACAAGT
This region includes:
- a CDS encoding heavy-metal-associated domain-containing protein; translation: MLLALSALFISQAALAETITYNVEGMHCGSCAKMIHSKVCTMDGMDKCEVTMGKVVISPKAGIKFTQEQIQSAVSKAGDYKVTGSNISK
- a CDS encoding response regulator, which encodes MSTGRLLIIDDESELREVLIAILEDTTTEILQAANGAEGIQLLQSHKFDAVLSDEKMPKKSGLDVLKWMRANEIETPFIMHTGYGQKEMVQEAQRLGVFAFIDKPWNERLLIETVQKALKTGQMAVKA
- the orn gene encoding oligoribonuclease; translation: MNKLFWLDMEMTGLDIDKEVIIEVAAIVTDLNFAELETFETVVKQPQKYLDAMDAWNKEHHGKSGLTAKVPNGMPADQVEAKLVDMIKKYFPDPKDRPVLAGNSIMQDRLFINKYMPDFAGRLHYRMVDVSSWKVIINNKFNYVYQKSNKHRALDDIRESIQELRHYCDNLSFKK
- a CDS encoding nuclear transport factor 2 family protein, which gives rise to MTLLSANDRFEILDLCSRYNRCLDNADEEGVMDCWARSGITFESPGGKFTNWEQLRKHLGKELHGGSLSGKRMVMFNMVVSDGGSIDHAIVDSEYLVINTSDHQIIETGSFKQDKVTRTSMGWRFQNRVQKADVVAQTRPIHRPAEVHPS